The nucleotide sequence GATAATGGGAATTTTGTGGAATTTGGGTGCCTTTCTCGTTGCGCTGGGCATTTTAATTGCGGTGCATGAATTCGGGCACTTCTGGGTTGCACGCCGTTGTGGTGTGTATGTCGAGCGCTTTTCAATTGGTTTTGGCAAACCGCTCTGGCGCCGTGTCGACAAACAGGGCACCGAGTACATACTGGCCATGATCCCGCTTGGCGGTTATGTCAAAATGCTGGATGAGCGGGTCGACACTGTGCCGGCCGAACGTCGCCACCAGGCTTTCAATCACAAGCCGTTGTGGCAAAGAAGTGCCATTGTGGCGGCAGGCCCTATGGCGAATTTTGTTTTTGCTATCTTTGCCTATTGGGTTGTGTACCTGATTGGTGTTCCTGCGGTGAAGCCGGTGATCGGAGAGGTCGCGCCACAATCAATCGCGGCCCAGGCCGGGATTGAAAGCGGTATGGAACTTAAGTCTGTTTCTGGCATCCAAACTCCGGATTGGGAATCTGTCAATATGGCCATGATCAGCCATATTGGTGATGAGACGATGACGCTGACAGCCGTCCCGTCAGAGGAGTCTTACGAAAAAACATTCAATCTGGATTTGCGCAACTGGTCTTTTGATCCGGAAAGTGAGCGTATACTCACTACGCTGGGGGTGACCCCGTTCTCACCGCCGATCACGCTGGAAATTGGTCAGCTGGTGGATAACGGAGCGGCCAAAAAAGCCGGCTTCGAAATCGGAGATACGATTGTCGCGATCGACAACCAGCCGATTACGCAATGGCAGCAGGTGGTTGATGT is from Photobacterium sp. TLY01 and encodes:
- the rseP gene encoding sigma E protease regulator RseP translates to MMGILWNLGAFLVALGILIAVHEFGHFWVARRCGVYVERFSIGFGKPLWRRVDKQGTEYILAMIPLGGYVKMLDERVDTVPAERRHQAFNHKPLWQRSAIVAAGPMANFVFAIFAYWVVYLIGVPAVKPVIGEVAPQSIAAQAGIESGMELKSVSGIQTPDWESVNMAMISHIGDETMTLTAVPSEESYEKTFNLDLRNWSFDPESERILTTLGVTPFSPPITLEIGQLVDNGAAKKAGFEIGDTIVAIDNQPITQWQQVVDVVRASPEQALTVELRRGDELVEASLTPISKELPSGEWVGYAGFAPVMSEWPEDQRFVRQYGPVEAIGEATEKTWQLVTLTFDMVTKLVTGDVALKNLSGPISIAKGAGTTADYGIVYFLGFLALISVNLGIVNLLPLPVLDGGHLLFFAIEAVTRRPVSERIQDLGYRLGSVILVVLMAVALINDFTRL